A region from the Ctenopharyngodon idella isolate HZGC_01 chromosome 13, HZGC01, whole genome shotgun sequence genome encodes:
- the c13h10orf53 gene encoding UPF0728 protein C10orf53 homolog has protein sequence MPTNSVVTVRYGPYESCGIVEHRTFRLDGLQAVLKEDGHQCVLEKTDDWNIVELFVNGECVYTCNITDLEFGGDGRLDPRCQEAIDAVRNAY, from the exons ATGCCTACTAATTCAGTGGTAACAGTACGGTATGGTCCATATGAGTCGTGTGGTATTGTCGAGCACAGAACATTTCGACTGGATGGTTTACAAG CGGTCCTAAAAGAAGATGGCCACCAGTGTGTCCTCGAGAAAACGGATGACTGGAATATAGTAGAGCTCTTTGTCAATGGAGAGTGCGTCTACACGTGCAACATTACTGACCTTGAGTTTG GGGGTGATGGACGACTTGATCCGCGGTGCCAGGAGGCCATTGACGCAGTGAGGAACGCGTATTGA
- the chata gene encoding choline O-acetyltransferase: MPVLKREQARDTGDPSGLPKLPVPPLQQTLDMYLKCMSHLIPEEQFRKTKAIVEKFGAPGGMGEFLQKKLLERSDLKANWVYDYWLEDMYLSNRLALPVNSSPVMVFPKQNFRCQSDVLRFAAHLISGILEYKSLIDGRALPVDYARGQLAGTPLCMDQYNKVFTSYRLPGPKTDTLVAQKSTVMPEPEHIIVACKNQFFVLDVVINFRRLNEKDLYTQLERIRKMADIEEECLPPIGLLTSDGRTQWAEARSVLIKDSTNRDSLDMIERCLCLVCLDEPSGIELTDTNRASLMLHGGGMEKNGGNRWYDKPMQFVIGADGCCGVVCEHSPFEGIVLVQCTEYLLRYMRGSPSKLVRAASMSELPAPRRLRWKCSSDIQKLLMASEDKLQRLVKNLDMNVSKFTGYGKEFIKRQKMSPDAYVQVALQFAFYRCHGRLVPTYESASIRRFQEGRVDNIRSSTPEAFAFVKAMANSSKITDAEKMEMLWTAIKAQTNYTILAITGMAIDNHLLGLREIAKELKLEKPELFSDTTYTTSIQFILSTSQVPTTEEMFCCYGPVVPNGYGACYNPQTDHIIFCVSSFRDSAETSSDLFVKTLEGCLKEMQDLCQKCNTEAKPADSTEGMEGTPKVMKNGSKS, translated from the exons ATGCCGGTTTTGAAAAGGGAACAAGCAAGAGACACGGGAGATCCAAGT GGCCTTCCGAAGCTCCCAGTGCCCCCTTTGCAGCAAACACTGGACATGTACCTGAAGTGCATGAGTCACCTCATACCAGAGGAGCAGTTCAGAAAGACAAAGGCTATTGTAGAGAAATTTGGAGCACCTGGTGGAATGGGAGAATTTCTTCAGAAAAAGTTACTGGAGAGAAGCGATCTTAAGGCCAATTGG GTGTATGACTACTGGCTCGAAGACATGTATTTGAGCAACAGATTAGCACTACCTGTCAACTCCAGTCCTGTTATGGTCTTTCCTAAGCAGAACTTCAGGTGTCAAAGTGACGTCCTCAG ATTTGCTGCCCATCTCATTTCTGGCATATTAGAGTATAAATCTCTTATTGATGG GCGTGCCCTCCCTGTAGACTACGCTCGAGGGCAGCTGGCCGGGACGCCCCTGTGTATGGATCAGTACAACAAGGTCTTCACCTCGTACCGTCTGCCGGGGCCAAAAACCGACACTTTAGTGGCTCAGAAGAGCACAGTTATGCCTGAGCCCGAACATATAATAGTGGCTTGTAAGAATCAG TTTTTTGTTCTCGATGTGGTGATAAACTTTCGTCGACTGAATGAAAAAGACCTTTACACTCAGCTGGAGCGAATCAGAAAGATGGCAGACATTGAAGAGGAGTGTCTGCCTCCTATCGGTCTGCTCACATCAGATGGCAGAACTCAGTGGGCCGAGGCTCGCAGCGTACTTATCAAAG ATTCTACCAACAGGGACTCTCTAGACATGATTGAACGCTGTCTGTGTCTGGTGTGTTTGGACGAGCCGTCTGGCATTGAACTGACTGATACCAATCGAGCTTCACTGATGCTCCACGGAGGGGGCATGGAAAAAAATGGGGGCAACCGCTGGTACGACAAGCCCATGCAG TTTGTGATAGGTGCAGACGGATGCTGCGGTGTTGTATGTGAACACTCCCCTTTTGAGGGAATAGTGCTGGTGCAATGTACAGAGTATCTACTGAGATACAT GAGAGGAAGCCCTTCTAAACTGGTGAGAGCGGCCAGCATGAGTGAGCTTCCTGCCCCCAGACGACTGCGCTGGAAATGCTCATCAGATATCCAAAAGCTCCTCATGGCCTCAGAAGATAAATTACAGAG ACTTGTGAAAAATCTGGATATGAATGTCAGCAAATTCACTGGTTATGGCAAAGAGTTCATCAAGAGACAGAAAATGAGCCCTGATGCTTATGTTCAAGTTGCCCTCCAGTTTGCATTTTACAG ATGTCACGGACGTCTAGTGCCCACCTATGAAAGTGCATCAATACGCCGCTTTCAAGAGGGACGAGTTGACAACATTCGCTCTTCCACACCTGAGGCCTTTGCATTTGTGAAAGCTATGGCCAACAGCTCCAAAATCACT GATGCTGAGAAAATGGAGATGCTTTGGACTGCCATTAAAGCCCAAACCAATTATACAATTCTA GCAATCACTGGGATGGCAATAGACAATCACTTGTTGGGGCTGCGAGAGATTGCCAAGGAGCTAAAACTCGAAAAGCCAGAGCTGTTTTCTGATACAACCTATACCACCAGCATCCAGTTCATTCTATCTACAAGCCAG GTTCCTACCACTGAGGAGATGTTCTGCTGCTATGGTCCTGTTGTCCCTAACGGCTACGGAGCCTGCTACAATCCTCAGACGGACCACATCATCTTCTGTGTGTCAAGCTTCCGTGACAGTGCTGAGACCAGCTCAGATTTGTTTGTGAAGACTCTTGAGGGATGCCTGAAGGAAATGCAAGATCTATGCCAAAAATGCAACACTGAAGCTAAACCAGCTGATTCCACAGAAGGGATGGAGGGAACTCCCAAGGTAATGAAGAATGGAAGCAAGTCATAG
- the slc18a3a gene encoding probable vesicular acetylcholine transporter-A, with protein sequence MATEESGGLAQTAAVKLSEMGERTKQLGTAIQDPERQRRIILVIVCVALLLDNMLYMVIVPIVPDYLARLESESEQAHVTSNSSFNSTQNENFDLQIGVLFASKAILQLIVNPLTGTFIDRVGYDIPLLIGLSIMFVSTCIFAFAENYATLFVARSLQGLGSAFADTSGIAMIADKYTEEAERSRALGIALAFISFGSLAAPPFGGVLYEFAGKRVPFIVLACICLADGILCLTVLKPFSSRTRENMPVGTPIYKLMIDPYIAVVAGALTTCNIPLAFLEPTIANWMEETMDSSQWEIGLTWLPAFFPHILGVYLTVKLAAQYPHLQWFYGALGMVIIGASSCIVPACKNFEQLIIPLCGICFGIALVDTALLPTLAFLVDVRHVSVYGSVYAIADISYCVAYALGPIVAGKIVHDLGFVQLNLGMGLANVLYAPALLLLRNVCLMKPSHSERNMLLDEGATGLYDTIRMEERQRKKHGYSSSGNCVPIDENGKFAGQSKSFSEEETSEPEYI encoded by the coding sequence ATGGCTACGGAGGAATCGGGTGGCTTGGCGCAAACCGCCGCCGTTAAACTATCAGAGATGGGGGAAAGAACTAAACAGTTAGGAACTGCGATCCAGGACCCCGAGCGACAAAGAAGGATTATTCTAGTCATTGTATGTGTGGCACTTCTGCTAGACAATATGCTTTACATGGTCATCGTGCCAATTGTGCCAGATTATTTAGCGCGCTTAGAGAGCGAATCAGAGCAGGCGCATGTAACGAGTAATTCTTCATTCAACAGCACGCAAAACGAGAACTTTGACTTGCAGATCGGCGTGCTTTTCGCCTCGAAAGCCATTCTGCAGCTCATTGTCAATCCTTTGACCGGAACTTTCATAGACCGAGTCGGCTATGACATCCCACTTTTAATTGGACTCAGTATCATGTTTGTCTCGACGTGTATTTTTGCCTTCGCAGAGAACTACGCGACTCTGTTCGTCGCGCGCAGCCTGCAAGGGCTCGGCTCGGCGTTCGCAGACACTTCAGGAATTGCCATGATCGCAGACAAGTACACGGAGGAGGCAGAGAGAAGTCGCGCGCTGGGCATTGCCCTCGCGTTCATCTCGTTCGGAAGCCTGGCGGCGCCCCCGTTCGGAGGGGTACTGTACGAGTTCGCGGGCAAGCGCGTCCCGTTCATTGTGCTCGCCTGTATATGTTTGGCAGATGGTATACTATGTCTGACTGTCCTCAAGCCTTTTTCCAGTAGGACTAGAGAGAATATGCCGGTTGGCACCCCAATTTACAAACTAATGATTGATCCCTACATAGCAGTCGTGGCAGGAGCTTTGACCACATGTAACATCCCCCTTGCTTTTCTGGAGCCCACCATCGCTAACTGGATGGAGGAGACCATGGATTCATCTCAGTGGGAGATTGGGCTCACCTGGCTACCTGCCTTTTTTCCTCACATATTAGGTGTTTATCTCACTGTCAAGCTGGCAGCACAGTATCCACACTTGCAGTGGTTTTACGGGGCACTGGGCATGGTTATCATTGGCGCCAGCTCTTGTATTGTGCCGGCTTGCAAAAACTTTGAGCAGCTGATAATCCCCCTGTGTGGCATTTGTTTCGGTATTGCACTGGTAGACACAGCTTTATTACCCACACTAGCTTTTCTCGTAGACGTCCGTCACGTGTCTGTGTATGGTAGTGTATACGCTATTGCAGACATCTCCTACTGTGTTGCCTACGCGCTGGGCCCCATCGTGGCCGGTAAAATAGTGCACGATCTAGGTTTTGTGCAACTTAATCTGGGCATGGGTCTGGCGAACGTACTTTACGCACCAGCCCTGCTCTTACTGCGCAACGTGTGCTTAATGAAACCATCTCACTCTGAGAGAAACATGTTACTGGATGAGGGAGCCACAGGTCTGTACGACACGATCAGAATGGAGGAACGCCAAAGAAAGAAGCACGGCTACAGTTCATCCGGTAACTGTGTGCCCATCGACGAGAACGGGAAATTTGCTGGACAATCAAAGTCATTCTCTGAAGAAGAGACGTCTGAGCCAGAATACATATAG
- the rgra gene encoding retinal G protein coupled receptor a isoform X1 has product MVTSYPLPEGFSEFDVFSLGSCLLVEGLLGFFLNAVTVVAFLKIRELRTPSNFLVFSLAMADMGISMNATVAAFSSFLRYWPYGSDGCQTHGFQGFMTALASIHFIAAIAWDRYHQYCTRTKLQWSSAITLVIFIWLFTAFWSAMPLIGWGEYDYEPLRTCCTLDYSKGDRNYVSYLIPMAIFNMGIQVFVVLSSYQSIDRKFKKTGQAKFNCSTPLKTMLFCWGPYGILAFYAAVENATLVSPKLRMIAPILAKTSPTFNVFVYALGNENYRGGIWQLLTGQKIETPAIENKSK; this is encoded by the exons ATGGTAACGTCGTATCCTTTACCGGAGGGATTCTCAGAGTTCGATGTGTTCTCCCTGGGATCTTGTCTGCTCGTGGAGG GTCTCCTCGGGTTCTTCCTGAATGCTGTCACCGTTGTTGCTTTTCTTAAAATAAGAGAATTACGGACTCCAAGTAATTTTCTCGTGTTCAGTCTGGCCATGGCAGATATGGGTATTTCTATGAACGCCACTGTCGCTGCGTTCTCAAGCTTTCTGAG ATACTGGCCCTATGGATCAGATGGATGCCAGACTCATGGCTTTCAGGGCTTTATGACTGCTCTTGCCAGCATCCACTTTATTGCAGCCATTGCTTGGGACAGATACCACCAGTATTGCACAA GGACAAAGCTGCAGTGGAGCAGTGCCATCACCCTGGTTATCTTCATCTGGCTCTTCACTGCCTTCTGGTCCGCCATGCCTCTGATTGGCTGGGGAGAGTATGACTACGAGCCCCTGAGGACCTGCTGCACACTAGACTACAGCAAGGGTGATAG GAACTACGTGTCTTACTTGATCCCCATGGCCATCTTCAACATGGGCATTCAGGTGTTTGTCGTGCTGTCCTCCTATCAGTCCATTGATAGGAAATTCAAGAAAACTGGCCAGGCTAAG TTCAACTGCAGCACTCCTCTGAAGACCATGCTGTTTTGCTGGGGTCCCTATGGTATCCTAGCTTTCTATGCTGCTGTGGAGAACGCAACCCTTGTCTCTCCTAAACTGAGAATG ATTGCACCCATTTTGGCCAAGACATCACCTACTTTCAACGTCTTTGTTTACGCCCTCGGAAACGAGAACTACAGGGGAGGAATCTGGCAGTTGCTTACTGGTCAAAAGATTGAGACTCCTGCTATTGAGAATAAGTCCAAATAA
- the rgra gene encoding retinal G protein coupled receptor a isoform X2 — protein sequence MADMGISMNATVAAFSSFLRYWPYGSDGCQTHGFQGFMTALASIHFIAAIAWDRYHQYCTRTKLQWSSAITLVIFIWLFTAFWSAMPLIGWGEYDYEPLRTCCTLDYSKGDRNYVSYLIPMAIFNMGIQVFVVLSSYQSIDRKFKKTGQAKFNCSTPLKTMLFCWGPYGILAFYAAVENATLVSPKLRMIAPILAKTSPTFNVFVYALGNENYRGGIWQLLTGQKIETPAIENKSK from the exons ATGGCAGATATGGGTATTTCTATGAACGCCACTGTCGCTGCGTTCTCAAGCTTTCTGAG ATACTGGCCCTATGGATCAGATGGATGCCAGACTCATGGCTTTCAGGGCTTTATGACTGCTCTTGCCAGCATCCACTTTATTGCAGCCATTGCTTGGGACAGATACCACCAGTATTGCACAA GGACAAAGCTGCAGTGGAGCAGTGCCATCACCCTGGTTATCTTCATCTGGCTCTTCACTGCCTTCTGGTCCGCCATGCCTCTGATTGGCTGGGGAGAGTATGACTACGAGCCCCTGAGGACCTGCTGCACACTAGACTACAGCAAGGGTGATAG GAACTACGTGTCTTACTTGATCCCCATGGCCATCTTCAACATGGGCATTCAGGTGTTTGTCGTGCTGTCCTCCTATCAGTCCATTGATAGGAAATTCAAGAAAACTGGCCAGGCTAAG TTCAACTGCAGCACTCCTCTGAAGACCATGCTGTTTTGCTGGGGTCCCTATGGTATCCTAGCTTTCTATGCTGCTGTGGAGAACGCAACCCTTGTCTCTCCTAAACTGAGAATG ATTGCACCCATTTTGGCCAAGACATCACCTACTTTCAACGTCTTTGTTTACGCCCTCGGAAACGAGAACTACAGGGGAGGAATCTGGCAGTTGCTTACTGGTCAAAAGATTGAGACTCCTGCTATTGAGAATAAGTCCAAATAA